The window ACGGTCCACTAGCTCTACAAAAGCCATTGGAGCACTGTCACCCGGTCTCAGACCACACTTGAGAATACGCAGATAGCCGCCAGGGCGATCTTTGTAACGAGGACCAATCTCTTCGAACAGCTTGGTCACTGCATCTCTGCTTCTCAGACGAGAGAAAGCAAGACGGCGGTTAGCTACAGAATCACTTTTAGCCAAAGTGATCAGAGGCTCAGCCACTCTTCTCAGTTCTTTCGCTTTGGGCACCGTGGTTTTGATCAGCTCATGCTCTACCAACGATGCCGCCATATTCCGGAACATCGACTTGCGATGCGCGCTAGTCCGGTTAAATTTACGACCACTTTTACGATGACGCATCTTCTTTATCCTTCAACTACACTGTTGGCGCGCATTAGCCGCCTAATACCCGATCATCGCCCCGAATGCTGGCCGGAGGCCAGTTTTCAAGACGCATACCTAAAGACAAGCCGCGTGAAGCAAGCACGTCTTTAATTTCGGTTAATGATTTCTTGCCTAGGTTAGGAGTCTTCAAAAGCTCCACCTCAGTGCGTTGAATGAGATCACCGATATAGTAGATGTTCTCAGCTTTTAAGCAGTTCGCTGAACGCACAGTCAGTTCTAAATCATCAACCGGCCGCAGAAGAATCGGATCGATTTCTTCTTGCTCTTCAACTTTTTCTGGCTCATTTTGCTGATCAAAATCTACAAAGACAGCAAGCTGCTGTTGCAGAATTGTCGCTGCCCTACGGATTGCTTCCTCAGGATCAATCGTTCCGTTTGTCTCCAAGTCGATAACCAACTTGTCCAAATCGGTACGCTGCTCAACCCGAGCGCTTTCAACGTTATAAGCAACACGGAGCACTGGGCTGAAAGAAGAATCAAGCTGCAATCTTCCAATTGCTCTTGTTTCGTCATCAGCTGAGTTCCGCTGATCCGCAGGCTCATAACCACGCCCACGAGCCACTTTCAGTTTCATCTTAACGTCGCCATTCGAGTTAAGATTGCAAATAACCATGTCTGGGTTCGCAATCTCAACATCATGATCAAGTTGGATATCGCTAGCCAATACTGGACCAGCGCCCTTCTTGTTCAGGGACAACGTTGCTTCATCACGGTTGTGCATTTTGATGGCGAGATTCTTCAGGTTCAGAAGAATTTCGATAACATCTTCCTGCACACCTTCAACGGTGCTGTACTCGTGAAGAACGCCATCGATCTCAACTTCGACGACAGCGCAACCCGGCATTGAAGACAGCAAAATGCGGCGTAATGCACTTCCTAAAGTATGCCCGAAACCGCGTTCGAGCGGTTCCAGGGTCACCTTTGCGTGAGTCGCATTGATTTGATTCACCTCGATAGTACGAGGTGTAAGAAATTCGTTTAATGAACGCTGCATAGACGCCCCTACTGGCTGAATTAGTTGCTGGCCTTACTTAGAGTAGAGCTCCACAATCAGGTTTTCGTTAATATCTGGAGACAGATCAGTACGCTCAGGAACTGATTTGAAGGTTCCAGACATCTTCGCAGCATCAACTTCAATCCACTCCAGAGTTGCACGCTGTGCGGCCAACTCAAGAGAGCCTTTAATGCGAAGCTGATTCTTTGATTTCTCGCGAATGCTTACTACATCGCCAGGCTTGACCTGATAGGACGGAATATTTACAGCCTTACCATTCACCAGAATCGCCTTGTGTGACACCAACTGACGGGCTTCGGAGCGGGTGGAGCCGAATCCCATACGGTATACAACATTATCCAGACGACGCTCTAACAACTGGAGCAGGTTCTCGCCTGTAGCGCCTTTAATGCGGGCTGCTTCTTTGTAGTAGCTACGGAATTGCTTTTCCAGAACTCCGTACATACGACGTACTTTTTGCTTCTCACGCAACTGTAGACCATAGTCGGATAGACGACCACGACGTTGGCCATGTTGCCCAGGAGCGGTCTCCATGTTGCACTTGCTATCAAGTGCGCGAGCTCCGCTCTTTAAAAACAGGTCTGTGCCTTCACGGCGAGACAATTTACACTTCGGTCCAATATAACGAGCCATTAGACTTCTTCCTCTTTAAACTCGACGCTTTTTG is drawn from Hahella sp. KA22 and contains these coding sequences:
- the rpoA gene encoding DNA-directed RNA polymerase subunit alpha, encoding MQRSLNEFLTPRTIEVNQINATHAKVTLEPLERGFGHTLGSALRRILLSSMPGCAVVEVEIDGVLHEYSTVEGVQEDVIEILLNLKNLAIKMHNRDEATLSLNKKGAGPVLASDIQLDHDVEIANPDMVICNLNSNGDVKMKLKVARGRGYEPADQRNSADDETRAIGRLQLDSSFSPVLRVAYNVESARVEQRTDLDKLVIDLETNGTIDPEEAIRRAATILQQQLAVFVDFDQQNEPEKVEEQEEIDPILLRPVDDLELTVRSANCLKAENIYYIGDLIQRTEVELLKTPNLGKKSLTEIKDVLASRGLSLGMRLENWPPASIRGDDRVLGG
- the rplQ gene encoding 50S ribosomal protein L17, which gives rise to MRHRKSGRKFNRTSAHRKSMFRNMAASLVEHELIKTTVPKAKELRRVAEPLITLAKSDSVANRRLAFSRLRSRDAVTKLFEEIGPRYKDRPGGYLRILKCGLRPGDSAPMAFVELVDRPVVEAEGDNEE
- the rpsD gene encoding 30S ribosomal protein S4, yielding MARYIGPKCKLSRREGTDLFLKSGARALDSKCNMETAPGQHGQRRGRLSDYGLQLREKQKVRRMYGVLEKQFRSYYKEAARIKGATGENLLQLLERRLDNVVYRMGFGSTRSEARQLVSHKAILVNGKAVNIPSYQVKPGDVVSIREKSKNQLRIKGSLELAAQRATLEWIEVDAAKMSGTFKSVPERTDLSPDINENLIVELYSK